The following is a genomic window from Mustela lutreola isolate mMusLut2 chromosome 5, mMusLut2.pri, whole genome shotgun sequence.
TAGCTTATATAGAGCTTTTGTCATTGTGAATGAGTATTCCCAATAAGAATTTCGAGATGCATTTAAAACTTTTGCACAAAAGTTTAACTCTTCTTGGTTGTCTTCTACTGTTTTCattgaatactttttaaattgagaCCAACGTCATATAAGaagattaaacattttaaaatacagttccGCTCTCTCCTCTGCTGCCACCTTTGGGCCACTTTCTGACTACTTAACTCAGAGGgtgaattttaaataaagctgatataacTTCATagtgaattttctctttttatagtaGGTTTTAGATAGAAGAAAGGTAGATAAAATAATTGACACTTGGCTAAagtgaaattttgaaatattaaatgtgaatttcatttattcagaTAAGTCCTAACCCTAAGTGCTAAACTGAGGAGCTGCTCTTATAGTCTTGGATATCATTAAGCGAGTATAAAGACAATAATGTCTTACATCTAGAAAGCCTTTTGTGGGCTGCATGTGGTTTCTATAATGGTTCACTTAATCctcttttatttaaaactctatgagggtgcctgggtgggtcagttggttaatgtccgactcttgattttggctcaggtcatgatttcaggatcgtgggatcaaaccccgggtcaggccctgtgctgttcgtggagcctgcttaagagtctctgtctccctccaacCCTCCCTCACTGTACgtgtgctcgctctttctttctcaaaaaaaattaaataaataaataaagtaaaaaaataataaaataaaacgctATGAGTTAGACAgggcaagtctttttttttttttaacatataatgtattatttgcttcaggggtacaggtctgtggatcatcaCTCTTACACAATTGACAGCACTCGCCGTAACATAtacctccccactgtccataatccaaccaccctatCCCGCCCCTGCCACACCCAGCAATGCTcaatttgtttcttgagattaagagtctcttatggtttgtctccctcctgatcccatcttgtttcattttttcccctccttgccCCCTGCAACCCCCTGCTCTGCCTCCAAAATTCCTCATAtcggagagatcatatgataattatctttctctgaatgacttatttcatttagcataataccctctagctccatccacatcattgcaaagggcaagatttcatttttgatggctgcatagtattccattgtatatatgtaccacgtcttctttatccattcatctgttgatgcacatctaggctctttccatagtttagcaattatggatattgctgctatgaatatttgggCCCATGTaccccttaggatcactacattcgtatctttagggtaaatacccagtagtgtgattgctaggttgtagggtagctctacttttaactttttgaggaacctccctgctgttttccagagtggctgcaccagcttgcattcccaccaaaagtgtaggaggattcccctttctccacatctgtgcgaacatttgttgttccctgacttgttaattgtaatcattctgactggtgtgaggtggtatctcactgtggttttgatttgtatttccctgatgctgagtgttgttgagcactttttcatgtagaCAGGGCAAGTCTTATCTCCATTTTGTccccagttttttaaagatttatttatttatttatttatttatttgacagatcacaagtaggcagagaggcaggcagagagaggaggaagcaggttccctgctaagcagagagcccgatgtggggctcgatcccaggaccctgagaccatgacttgagccaaaggcagaggctttaacccactgagccatcgagGCGCGCCTGTCCCCAGTTTTTTGactgtggtaaaatacacctAACAAAAGCATGCAGTTCAGGGGCAAACATTCATAATGTGCAATATCACCGCCATCTCCAGAAAACTCTGTGCCCGTCCTACAGTAACCCTCCATTCCCTCCCACCAGCCCCCAGAAACCACCACTCCACTGTCTCTCTGATGTCAGCAACTCCTAGTACCTCATCTAAATGGAATCAGACAGTctgtgtctttctgtgactggcttccttcacttcccATAATGTTCTCCAGGCTCATCCCGactgtagcatgtgtcagaacttccttcctttctaaagctgagtaatattccatcataggTCCGTTCCACATTTTGCTTgtccattcatctctcaatggATACTTGAACTGcttccacattttagctattgCAGACAGTGCTGCCATCAACACGGGAGTACACATATCTCTTAGAGAACCTGCTTTCGATTCTTCTGGGTCTATACCCAGAAATGTGATATCTGGATCGTATGGTatctctatttcttatttttttgaggaatgtctGTACTGTTTTCCGTAGGGGCTGCACCATTTCCCATTCCTGCCAGCAACGCACGCAGGTCCCTTTCCTCTCCATCCccgccaacacctgttatttccgTTTTGGGTCACAGCCACCCTTGCGGGTGATTCTCCACGtgattctgatttgcatttccctgatcaccCTCATTTCAAAGTTGAGAAAACCGAGGCTTAGGCAGAGTGACAAGACCGTGTAATTTCTAGCGGCCTTACCCCCAGAATCTCGGAAATTTCTTAAAGCAGAGCTTTCGTGTGTGATGTCTTAGGGCGCAGGAAACCTGAAAGCTGTCAACAGTGACTTGTGGTTGTCATTGTGTCAGGAACCTCTGGGGAAGCTGTCCATCATCGGCGATGAGCATGTCCCtgccagctgggagcctgctgctGCCCTGTCCCACCCAGATGCCAGCCGCTGCCCAGAGAACCTGCTCGAAGCTGCACCAGAGCAGGGTCAACAACCCAGGACAGGTAGGATTATTTCATTGCTTGTTAAGCTTCAAGATGGGAGAGCAGCCCTTACCCTAATAAAAATGTTACATGTGGAGAaatttgaggggggaaaaaaaaccctcttccaCAGATTAGTGATATTTACAAGCTGCCTGCATTTAACTTTACTAGATCATCATGCCTGAACTCATAGTTTTAATTCCACATCAGAGTGGTCCATTTCCAGCCACTTGACACTCCTTACTCTTTTGTGATGGGTGCCTTCATGAATGAGACATAAGATGACATAGAGGAGTTCCTGCCCTTCAGAATTTCAATACTCGGCTCACGTGAAATCAAATGCACtgagaaatattttttacttcctgCATCTGCAGAATATAATGTTTGAGCGGCATGCAGAGAGGTCAGTAAGATGCTTTTGGCCTGGGTGACTGGTGCTGGCCCCAGCCAGCCGTCCTGAGCACTAATGCGTCTGCCTCGGCACCTCTGTGACCGACTCTAGCTAGGAAACCGCACCCACGTCTGCCGTGGCCTTCCGCACCTGCAACATCGTTTGCAAAGGCTGCCAGGCCCTCTTCCCCTTCGTGTGCCGTAAGTGAGTCATTGTCCTTCCCATGATGAGATTGGGGAAGGCGGTGACATCGAGAACTGCTTCTGTGTCACGTAACCTCCGTCAAAAACGCTCTTCAGTTACACACTTTGCAATAAAGTCaaattgttaataaaaatttagggTTTGCTCAGCAAGTAGATCCGAAGCTAGAGAATAACCTTCACATCCCCTCCTTTTGTCTCGTTGTGACTGTTCCCCATGGCTGGCACCAGCAGAAGCAGGAAAGTCATTCTGAAGGGAATTCAAACGGTTGAGCAGAGGACAGGAGCCCAGAGATTCAAGTCTTGGCATGTCCCTCACCTTTCATGGGGGCCGGGGGAAGTTATATACAGTCTCCGCAGAGGTCTTGATGGGCCTACCTTGCTGTGGCCAGGTGCTGTCTACACAGAGGTCATGCAGTCAGGGTTTAGGAGTAGGCTATGGGACTGACTTCCCAGGTGACCCCTGGCTGTACACTCTGCGGTCCTGCACCCGTTGCTAAGCCAcgctgtgcctcagttccctacTGTTCCAAAGCAGAGGGAGACCAGACCCACCTCATGGTGTTGGGAGGAAAACTAAGTGCATGAGAAACTTGTAGCACAGTGTTAATAATTAGTCCTTCATTGTTGACACAGGGACTTCAGGAGGGGAAAGGCATATGCAATTAAGATGACTAGCGTGGGAGATGAGGAAGGAGTGTAACATTTGGGTAGACAGTCTTCTCAAAGCAGGTGCTTCCATTGTGACTGCATCACTATAACTCCTGGTTCCTAAGAAAATAGCAAATTTACTGTTTTCTCTTATGCCAGTTTCCCCTGATTATCCGATGCCATGGGCCAGAGGCACACAGATTAGCCTGAGGGTGTACAGAGCCTTGCAAGGAGGTACCCCCAGGACAGAGGCTCTCCGGGACCCACCTCCTGGAATAACCATGTCCTGCCGTCCCTGGCATCGGCACCTTTCCCTGCACCCGTCCCATCACATGCCCTTTTCTCCCTGctttcattccattttcttcatcttcctcctcatCACTGTGTGGCCACCTCTTCACCTGGGACCCCTGTCAGGTCCCACCCCTTTTGTCCCCGCTTCCCAGGTCATGTGGCCTCGCAGTTCTCCCGGGCCTCTGAACACACCCAAGACCCGGTTCAGGCGCAGGGCCAGCTTGCATCCTTCTGCAGCTCCCCTGTGTCTTCCCAAGtcagcctcctctctcctctcctgcactGAGCCGCAAGTCCCCACACCCTGAGGCCAAACCCACGGAGAGCAGCAACCCGGAGACCCCAGACCTCCGCGGAATGAACCACAAAGTGAAAGGATGAAAGAACCTGACTCCTGAGGCTTTTGCCATCAGAGCAGATGGTGTCAAGAGACCGAGTGAAGGATTTCTGATGTCCCCATCCTTGAAGATAACCaagggagaaaggggcagaaacaGAGCTTTATCCTGCCAGCCAGTCTGAGGGGCTTCAGAGCACCGCGCGCAGGGTAGAATTTGGTAGATGTGAGTGCTCTGTGATTTTAGAGGCAAGAACAGAACAACGGGAAGGCTACATTTAGGTTGTGGAAGgtctttctggggaaaaaaaaaaaaaaaaaaaagattaagttttccttttttttttttttaatagtttttctattttctcacattttcccctgtctccccccgaccccccaccTTTCCTTTATATTCTCACCCCAGGACTGGTGGGTCCCCCAGACCTCGTCCCTACCCCAGGGCAGAAGTGGGCAGCTCATCCTGACCCCAGCAAGACCTCCGTGGACACAGGGCAAGCCAGGCGGCCTGAGGACCCCAGAGAGCCAGTGGCACCCAGGGTTCCTGAGTCTGAGGACAGATGTCAAGTGGGACCCGGCCCGGAGCGCAGCTCATCCCCCAAGAAGACGGCAGCGGCTCGGCATGACTTCAGCAACCCTCCAGCAGCCCCAGAAGCCAGCTCGCCCAGGAAGGCAGCTGCCCTCGGGGGAGGACCTGAGGCAGAGCGAGCATCTCCAGCGGGCACCGCCCTGTCTCGAGACCTCACGTCCCCCGAGGAGAGACCCAGAGTTCCCGGCAACCACAGCAAGGCTCCACAGACAACAGCAGTCCTCGTGCCCGAAAGCTCCCGGGGCTCTGCTCTGCTCAAGGGAACAGACTCTGGGTCCGAGAGGGCCCCGCAGGCCAGCCCCACCCTGCCGTCTCCCGCGGACAAGGCTGGCGGGGGGTGTGGCAGTGTCTCGGGCCACTGCTGCCCCAGGGAACGCGGGGGCAGTCCGGTGACCGACATCGACAAACTCATCAAGGAGCTGGATACATCAGAACCAAGACTCCGGTCTCCTCACGGAGGGGACCAGCTGACTCCAGAGGGACATTCTCAGGGCCAGCCTCCAGCAGGAGCGGGAAGCGGAGGTTCCCGCCCTGCCGAGCCAGTCCTGGGCAGCCAGACCCCCACCCCGGGGAGGACCTGGGCAGCTGCTGGCCAGCCCCCTCACCCACACTGGGCCTCCCAGCCTTCCGTTTTGGATTCCATTAATCCCGACAAACATTTTACTGTGAACAAAAACTTCCTGAGCAACTACTCTAGAAATTTCAGCAGTTTTCATGAAGACAGCATGTCCCTGTCAGGGCTCGGCGACAGCACAGAGCCATCCCTCTCATCCATGTATGGTGACGCAGAGGACTCGTCTTCTGACCCGGAATCGCTCAGCGAAGCCCCACgagcttccagcggggacaactgGTCACCTCCTCGTTCTCGCCGCTCTTCTCACAAGGAAAACACTACCGAGTCTGAGGAGGAGCAAATCGAGATTTGTTCTCCAGATGGTTCCCCCCACGCCCCCTCAGCTACTgctcccgcccccgcccagccTGCACCCTGCCCGGTGCCAGCCAGAGTGCTGCGGCTGAAGCACAGCGCGCTCCGGCAGGTGGTGGGAAACCCGCGCGAGAGAGCGTCCTTTGTCCCTGGCACCTCCTGCCCTTCGATTCCGGACTCTTCCCAGCCGTTTTCTCTCTTGGATACAAGCTCTCGGGAGCATGAGCTTCATGCAGACCGAAGGCCGTCACAGGACCCCAGGCCCTCATGTGAAGAAGAAACCCTGCAAGACCCCCGCGCGGGCTCCGCTGTGGAGAGCGGCCGGCCCCCTAAGGCCCCCGGTCATTTCCACAGCCTTCCGGTCACTCTCCGCAGTCTGAACGTGGTCAACGGTCTAGAACATGACCTGCTCGGTGACAAAACCCCCCATAAAAAACAAGACACAAATGTCAGTGACGCTGAAAATCCATCCCCCTTCAGCACGGATGTCCCTAAGAATGGAGAATCCGTTTTGACGACTCTGCACATCTCCGAAAGTCAGGACGTGGATGACCCACTCCAGAAACCAAAAATGATCTCCCGGAGGCCCATCATGGCCtggtttaaagaaataaacaaaaataaccacGGCTCAGCCGCACAGGGCAAAACGGAAAAGGAGCAGCCCGTGGTGCCCGCCAGGAGTCCTGACTCCAAAAGTCAGGGGTCGAGTTCCTGCCACAAAAAGGGGGTTGCTGGGCTTCAGAGCCCCCCACAGCTGAAAGTGAGCCTGGAAAATAAAGACCCACCTAAAAAGGGTTCTGTGGAAACACCGTTAAACAACGGTCAGAAACCCAAGTCCGGCCCTAAGCTGAAGAGACTGAGCATCAAAAGCAAGAGCAAGGTCACTTCGGAGGCCCCTGTTGCTCCTGGGGCCAAGGCCAGTGGGATGGACCCCAGGAAACCCCTCATTTCGCCCCAGACCTCCGACAGAGCGCTTCCCAAGGGAGCAGCCCCCCGGTTCCACACCACCGAGCTGGAGGAGCCGGAGAAGAGCGCCACAGCAGCCCCCAGGCCCCCCCAGTGCGTGCTGGAGAGCAGGCCGCCTGCTGCCTCGGGGTCGCCGAAGCCCCCCGCGGCCGAAACAAGCGTCCCAGCCTCCGTTTCGCCCCACACCTCCCCCAGGACCCTTCCTGAGCAAGACGCATGCTGTAGATCGCAGGCGGCTTTCCACCCCGAGCCCGATGGCCCTTACGCAGCCGCCCCTGGGTCTCCGCGGTGCAGCCCGGAGAGCAGGGCACCCGCTGCGGCCTTGGGGAGCAGCGCGTCCCCAGCCGCCCGCGGGCAGGACGTCCCGCCTCCAGGGCCAAGCACGAGGCGCGGGTCCAGCCAGACGGATCCAGCGCCGCAGGCAGCCCAACCAGGGGTGACTTGCGACAGAGGAAGCAAAATAGTTGCTGGCGATCCCCTAGAGAGAACCAACCAGCTGAAAATAGTGGAAATCTCTTGTGAGAGAATGCCAAAGAATGGCTGCAGTGACAAGCCTGCTGAGAGTGACAGACTAGGAGGGTTCTGGGCCCAGAGCAACTGTCAGGACAAGAGTGAAATTAGACCCTGTCACCAGTACCTGGAGCCGTCCGCACATCAGCCACCATCGTTCCCATCTCGTGCCTCCCAGGTGGAGCCGGAAAGCCAGCGACCATTCGGCGTGGCAAAActggcctcttcctcctcctccccacaacTCCCTGCGAAAAAGGCCGATTCCTCCCAGGCGAAGGCAAGCCAGGTGTCAGGCTCCCTAGGGATGCCCAGGAATGGTGCAGCAGGGGGCCCCGCACCAGAGGACCATCCGTACTTCACACCAAGGCCAGCGACCAGGACCTACTCCATGCCCGCCCAGTTTTCAAGCCATTTTGGCCGGGAGGGGCATGGCCTGCCCAGCCCAGGTCGCTCGCATCGGGACAGCCAGATCCTTGCGACAAGTGGGGGCCTCCCTGAGGCCAAGGCATCCAGAGGCATTGTCCTTGGCCTGGCTAACGGACAGGGCATGTATAGCGTAAAGCCCCTTCTGGAGACATCGAGGAACCTTCCGACCACCAATGAAGGGGATGTCCTCTCAGTGCAAGAAAGGAGCTCTCTAGTCACAGACAAAATCAAAGTCACCAGAAGACATTACTACCCTGAGCAGAACTATGAATCTACCTCATTTTTCTCTGTGAAGCAGAGGATCAAGTCTTTTGAGAACCTGGCCAATTCGGACCGGCTGGTGGCCAAGTCTGGGGCGTCCCCCTTTTTGTCAGTAAGCTCTAAGCCTCCCATTGGGAGACGGTCATCTGGCAGCATTGTTTCGGGGGGCCTCAGCCACCCTGTTGACGTGACAGCAAGATCACTGAGACGCAGCCTGAGTTCCTGCAGCGAAAGCCAAAGTGAAGCCAGCACCCTCATCCCCCAAATGAGCAAGTCCCCGTCCAGCATGATGCTGACGGTCTCCCGGCAGAACCCAGCAGAGGCTGGGAACAAGGCCGCCGACCTGGACCCAAAGAAATCACGCGGTCCTTCTGGAATTCCCACCCACCCTGTGACTCCAGCCTCTCCCAGCAAGAGGAACAAGTCCTCCGTGCGCCACACCCAGCCGTCGCCCCTGTCCCGCTCCAAGCTCCAGGAGCTGCGTGCCCTGAGCATGCCAGACCTGGACAAGCTCTGCAGCGAGGATTTCCCGGCAGGGCCCACTGCCGGGCTCTTCAAAACCGAGCTGGAAATCGTCCCCAGGAGGTCGCTTGGCTCTCCCGCTGGAGGCCTCAGTGGATCCACCGCCCTTTCATGCCCCATGAAGCCAGGGGATGGGGCCTGTCCAGGAAGAAGCAGCCCTAAAGCCAGTGAGCCTGAGGGACCCAGTGCAGCCCATCATGTGGGTGAAACCACCTGGGATCTGCCTTCTGGAAAAGGCTGGTCGGTcaagtaagcatctgcctctccccttttGTTCAAATAAACGTTTTAAAAAGAATTACGAACTAGCTTTAGGTTTATAGGAAGTTGCAGAGAGAACGCAGAGAGCTCCTGTGAAGAACCCCTCACCCAGCGCCTCCCGATGTGAACATCTGACGTAATCATGGTTCAGTTGGCAAAAGGAGTTAACACTGGCAGAACACGATGAACTAAACTACAGACTTCATTCTGATATCACCAAACAAATTTCACTAAcatcctttttctcttccaggaTGCCACACTACGTTTAGCCCCTTTGTTTCTAATGTCAATACTAGAACACACAGTGCCTGCAGAGAAAGTCTTTGCCAGATTGTAGCCCAGGAGAGGAGCCTGGAAGGGACTTGGCACCTACCACACACCTCGGGGGAGAACCTGGGCCTTTGAAGGTGACCAGAGTTCAGCAGAAAATTtctaacatattttaaagaatattttttagtgTGTCAGAAATTTTCTTCTAAGCTCCAGGATTGGTTCCCTAACATTCTGGAGGGATCCCAGAAACCATAGTCCTTCCCCCGAGCTGTTGGCTGCGAATAAGTTCCTGTTAGAGCTCTCAGGATTCCCCCTTGGTTTGCACGACAAGTTGTTAGGACCGAAAGAGAGCATGATTTGGTAGAAAGGAGATCTTTTGAAATATGTCcttatgaaatggaaaaatcgctttttttctttaatgttcttcaaatatatttatattctttagtTTGGATCAGCTTCTCATCTCAGCGGGGGACCAGCAAAGAGTGCAGTCTGTTCTGTCATCAGTGGGGTCCCCATCGACCGTCCTCACTCTCATTCAGGAAGCGAAAGCACAATCAGAGGTGAGCGAAACCCGACAAGCGGGGGCGAGGGAGCGGCGGCCGCGCGCATGCGCACTCAGACTGGGCCCCCCGCGAGCCCCGAGAGCCCCGGGGACCCGCCGCAGGTCAGGTCGGTGCCGGGAGCTCTTCCACGGGGTCTGACTGCGGTCTCCCTCCGCGGCTCGCTCCTCGAGCTAGGTAGGCCTTGTGGAATCCCCGCGCAGCTGCTGGTGTGACTCCCCAGGACTGACGAGCTGCCTTCCTCACCCCCCGCGTCTGGAGTGTGTCCCCCGAGGCTCCTCAGAACGGAACTCGGGGCTTGGAGACGGGAGGGAAGGACCGCAAGCACGTCTCTGGACCTCAGCTCCTTGTCAAGGGAGCCACCTGCTGGGGACGCGGGTTAGCGCGTGTGGGGAGCCCGGCCTACCGGCCCGGCCGGCAGCCCGGGCGCTTCTGAAGCCTGGGGTTCGAGACACGGTGGTCCTGACAGATGAGGTCCTTCAACAAACCGAAGCCATGGGTTCATATCTAGAATATGTCGCTGAAGAACATTAATTTCTCAGGACGACCCATAGAGATTTGAGCCCTAATAAATAGTtgtttagaggggaaaaaaagtaactaTGAACAAATCTTCTCGACTGGTAATAGACCTGGTTCTCTGATAAGTCCTAGAACACTGTTCCAGAAATTCTCATATTACCCAGGAGGGCTGTGCTGTTGGCATCTACTGAGGAGTGAACCAGGATGGGGAGGAGACCGGTGGCCCTGAGCTTATCTATACTCCCGCTGGTCCTCCGCCCACTGGTTTGGGTCTGTGCAGTGAACCTCGAGACACCCAGCATTTTCACTTTCAGTAAAAGGGACTCGTCTGtcatctcccttcttccttcaacCTGTGACAATAAGCACGCGTCGCCCGCCTGCAAGTCTTGTTCTGGCATTTCCAATCCAGGTGGCACGGTGGGATCACGGTTCGCTGGGTCCCTTTTCCTCCAGACTAAATGACAGTGGTCGAGGAAATGGAGGAGAAAAGCAAAAGGTCTCAACCAGCTCACAAACGGGATGCCGTTTTCAGGGACCACAAACAAAAGGGGAGACTCTTTATGTGGACAGAATGCCAAGTGCcaccaggaggggtggggggcatcctCTGGggcctcccacctcccctttcACCCGGCTCTGGTTCCACACTTCGCAGGAGACCATACTGTGGTTTGCTGTGGAAGGGCAATCCGGCCTGGGTCAGAACACGGCTTTTCCCCCTTATAATCCTGCAGTCTTCACTTGCTTTCACGTGAGCAGAGATGTGCTCAGGCTACCAACCCCAGAAGTTTCCTGCTTGCTTTTGTACTGAGTGTGCTTTGTGGGGACGCTAAAAAATGGAACCGGGCACAGCAATTCCCGCGGCTTCCTAATGGGGGCGCTGTGAGAGATCAGAGGCAGAAAATCAGTTGGACCCCTCTGACCCCAGCACACCCAAACCTTGGGGAGCTCTCAGTGCGTGTAGCTTCCCTGATGCTGTGCTGAGCTACTTAGAGATGAGATTTGGCCTGATAGCTTATAGAACACTCATATCTTTAAACaggaatagaaaataaatctgaataaattaaaattttggtgTCATGTCCTGGAATGCAAGAGaattccattttcaaatattGTCTTTGCTCCCATAAAGGCATTTAAGTATCTGAGAAGTACTATTTTAGTATCAAGCATCACCTCCCAGAAGCTACACAGAAGTCATTGACCGGACCACATGCTCCCATTTTCACTGAGAAAGCCTGGTCTCATTCCCTCCACTGAACAGGGTCTGACTGCAGAAACGGCTGGACTTCGCCGTCAGTCTGCGCGATATTCTAGTGTCCACCTGTGGGGATTTGGGTTGAATGAACTTCTTTCAGGAGGTGTAAAATGCTTGGGGTTGCACTTTAGCACACACTAATAGGactgaactctttttcttttaaatactggGTTCCCTCCCTAGCACACTATGGAGATGGTTCTCTCTGTTCAGTGTTTTCACTCTTTCTCATCAAAGCAAGCCTGACgggttattattattagattattTTCTCTTGCTGGACTGGGAACACCTTGAACTGACAGATTGTGTATCACCTCGTGGGGAACCTAGAAATGCAGACCTTTAAGATGGTGCTTCATCAGATAGTGTGTGAGTGAAGGAAATCACCATTCAGAATAATTAGCCCAACTCAGTtatctgaagtattttatttctaagttttttttttttgttttttttttttgttttttttttttttttggtgcttgaAACATAGGACAGTCTTTTGCTACTTAACCCTAGGACACTACTAGGAATGTTCTAGTCTCAATAAGAGTTGCTAGTTTTAAGGTAGTTCATATGttttaacatattttgtattttatgataGTTCCTTACCTGCACCTGAAATCCAGTGAACTGAACATGGCAGGGCAAGGACATAAATCAGTGGCCTCAGTGTCTCTCATCCTGCCTCCTCTTGGCACTACTTCTCTCTGTTCTTGTTGACATGGGCTTGGCTTGACTGTAGACGTAAACAGCTGTGCGATAAAGAATCCCCTTCGTGATCAGATGACGTGCTCTGCTCAGATTTGGGAAGGCATACTCCGGTGCCTGGAAGAGCTCCTAAATTGTCCGCTGCTCTTGCACCATCCTAGTTCATGTCCACCCTGTGGGCCCGCAGCTACAGGGTGTTCCTCAAAACACCTTCCTGTCAGCACCACCCAGGAGGGGTGCAGGACACTTGAGATGAAGCTCCTCCCATTCCAGTGTTGTGCGAAAGCTCCCAAGTAACCACCGGGTTTGTGCTGAGCAGCTCGACGGCCCTGCACCAGGACTCACTCCATCAGAGCTTCCTAACCCTTG
Proteins encoded in this region:
- the PDZD2 gene encoding PDZ domain-containing protein 2 isoform X5: MLRRFKHKVHSPYNGSSSNSSEPGETPTLELGDQAVKKGKRARKFGVISRPSPQKTTEEPKSGPGCELDNDPISESDNGPDPELGNGHAFELENGPESLKELAGSHLDSSEADRGTEHSIPKTDASLPTSNDKHRFSKSGKTDFQSSDCLAREEVGRIWKMELLKESDGLGIQVSGGRGSKRSPHAIVVTQVKEGGAAHRDGRLSLGDELLVINGHLLVGLSHEEAVAILRAATGMVQLVVASKENSAEDILRLTSKSLPDLTSSVEDVSSWTDNEDQEPNGEEDEGPGSSSVRGAMPGTEESQDSGGPEESKGNLESPKQGSSKMKLKSRLSGGVHRLESVEEYNELMVRNGDPRIRMLEVSRDGRKHSLPQLLDSTGTSQEYHIVKKSTRSLSTTQVESPWRLIRPSVISIIGLYKEKGKGLGFSIAGGRDCIRGQMGIFVKTIFPNGSAAEDGRLKEGDEILDVNGIPIKGLTFQEAIHTFKQIRSGLFVLTVRTKLLSPSLTPCSTPTHMSRSSSPNFNTSSGSSAAGPEEGSSLSLGRKAPGPKDRIVMEVTLNKEPRVGLGIGACCLALDNSPPGIYIHSLAPGSVAKMESNLSRGDQILEVNSVNVRHAALSKVHTILSKCPPGPVRLVIGRHPNPKISEQEMDAVIARSTYQESKEASSSPGSGTPLKSPSLAKKDALTSEAEASPYFAHSIPGSLSDFVVAASEDEDPPGSGGSTSEDGGPPAKTSTHKEPGKPRANSLVTLGSQRSSGLFHKQVTVARQASLPGSPQHPRNPLLRQRRVGCYDTDDASDEEEFDGEGDCISLPGTLPGPSRPLTEVNSRHTLMTSSKVMGINSRGEQPQKTVVSKASSVPLLGSSLDLEESVPEGLGNTPSRAANLLASAEAHRGGPGCSGRKELSGSKSSPKLEYKADTGTQSLGNTDPPRSAQQKNDSLGSRHKPVARVSPHHKRPEADARPSTSETVHLTAGADVPCVRATSSKETRPGFHPGGTAEKEPLGKLSIIGDEHVPASWEPAAALSHPDASRCPENLLEAAPEQGQQPRTGLVGPPDLVPTPGQKWAAHPDPSKTSVDTGQARRPEDPREPVAPRVPESEDRCQVGPGPERSSSPKKTAAARHDFSNPPAAPEASSPRKAAALGGGPEAERASPAGTALSRDLTSPEERPRVPGNHSKAPQTTAVLVPESSRGSALLKGTDSGSERAPQASPTLPSPADKAGGGCGSVSGHCCPRERGGSPVTDIDKLIKELDTSEPRLRSPHGGDQLTPEGHSQGQPPAGAGSGGSRPAEPVLGSQTPTPGRTWAAAGQPPHPHWASQPSVLDSINPDKHFTVNKNFLSNYSRNFSSFHEDSMSLSGLGDSTEPSLSSMYGDAEDSSSDPESLSEAPRASSGDNWSPPRSRRSSHKENTTESEEEQIEICSPDGSPHAPSATAPAPAQPAPCPVPARVLRLKHSALRQVVGNPRERASFVPGTSCPSIPDSSQPFSLLDTSSREHELHADRRPSQDPRPSCEEETLQDPRAGSAVESGRPPKAPGHFHSLPVTLRSLNVVNGLEHDLLGDKTPHKKQDTNVSDAENPSPFSTDVPKNGESVLTTLHISESQDVDDPLQKPKMISRRPIMAWFKEINKNNHGSAAQGKTEKEQPVVPARSPDSKSQGSSSCHKKGVAGLQSPPQLKVSLENKDPPKKGSVETPLNNGQKPKSGPKLKRLSIKSKSKVTSEAPVAPGAKASGMDPRKPLISPQTSDRALPKGAAPRFHTTELEEPEKSATAAPRPPQCVLESRPPAASGSPKPPAAETSVPASVSPHTSPRTLPEQDACCRSQAAFHPEPDGPYAAAPGSPRCSPESRAPAAALGSSASPAARGQDVPPPGPSTRRGSSQTDPAPQAAQPGVTCDRGSKIVAGDPLERTNQLKIVEISCERMPKNGCSDKPAESDRLGGFWAQSNCQDKSEIRPCHQYLEPSAHQPPSFPSRASQVEPESQRPFGVAKLASSSSSPQLPAKKADSSQAKASQVSGSLGMPRNGAAGGPAPEDHPYFTPRPATRTYSMPAQFSSHFGREGHGLPSPGRSHRDSQILATSGGLPEAKASRGIVLGLANGQGMYSVKPLLETSRNLPTTNEGDVLSVQERSSLVTDKIKVTRRHYYPEQNYESTSFFSVKQRIKSFENLANSDRLVAKSGASPFLSVSSKPPIGRRSSGSIVSGGLSHPVDVTARSLRRSLSSCSESQSEASTLIPQMSKSPSSMMLTVSRQNPAEAGNKAADLDPKKSRGPSGIPTHPVTPASPSKRNKSSVRHTQPSPLSRSKLQELRALSMPDLDKLCSEDFPAGPTAGLFKTELEIVPRRSLGSPAGGLSGSTALSCPMKPGDGACPGRSSPKASEPEGPSAAHHVGETTWDLPSGKGWSVNLDQLLISAGDQQRVQSVLSSVGSPSTVLTLIQEAKAQSENKEDVCFIVLNKKEGSGLGFTVAGGTDVEPKSIVVHRVCSQGAASQEGTVNRGDFLLSVNGASLAGLAHGDVLKILHQAQLHRDVLVVIKKGNDQPRPSSRQEANGKGLLSRKTSALEPGLGSSLPSHDALCVEVLKTSAGLGLSLDGGKSSTAGDGPLFIKRVYKGGAAEQAGTIEAGDEILAINGKPLVGLMHFDAWTIMKSVPEGPVQLLIRKHRNSS